The following DNA comes from Spirulina major PCC 6313.
GTTTTCTAAACGGGGGAGTAAGTCAACCAAAGCCCTGCGTCTCTCCGTCACCCCAACGCAATTTGTAGCTCTGGCCGCCAGCAATCGAGAGTTACAACTGGAGAGAAGCGCCACCGGAGAATTAATCGTGAATCCACCCACAGGCTGGAGAACCGGACAACAACATTGGAGGATTGCCGGAGAATTGTATCTCTGGTGGCGAAATTGTGGTGAACCCGGTCAAGCGTTTGACTCTTCAAGTGGATTTATCTTGCCCAATGGTGCGATTCGCTCGCCTGATGCGTCTTGGATCTGTCAAGAGCGCTGGGATGCCCTGACTGAGGCCCCGCTCCAGACGTTTCCACAGATTTGCCCGGATTTTGTGGTGGAATTCCGATCCGCTTCCGATCCGCTGAAGGAATTGCAAGCCAAAATGCACGAGTATCTAGACAATGGTGCAGCGTTGGGTTGGCTGATTGATCCACAGACTAGAACTGTGGCACTGTACCGAGCGGGTGCAGACGTTGATGTTTTGGTGAATCCGCTGACGTTATCAGGTGAGCCAGTCTTACCAGGCTTTCACTTGGATTTAAACCGAGTTTGGGCTTAAGGGGGCGGGCTACAGGGGGGCGATCGCCTCTTCTTCCTCCTGCCCCTGACAGTCGGCACAAAGTCCGAAAAATTCCAGAGTGTGATAGTACACCTTGAATTGGTGGGAGGCTTGTAATTGGTGTTCGAGTTCATGCACCGGGCATTCTGCAATGGGAATCGAGCGGCCACAATTGAGACAGGTGAGATGGTGCTGATCCTGTTGGACGGGGCTATAGAGGGATTCGCCATTGGTGAGGGTGCGCACTTTCACCAAGCCGTCGAGCTTAAGGCCTTCGAGGGCGCGGTATACCGTCGCGAGTCCCATATTTTGCTGGGTTTGGCGCAGTTCAAGATAGAGGTCTTGGGCGGAAATGGCGTGGTGGAGGGTTTTAAGGAGACGGAGAATTTTTTCTTGGGAGCGGGTGCGGGTCTTCATTCGCTGCGGTTCAGCTTGCGCGGATGCCCTTTAGTATACGAGAAAGCTGAATCCCTCGGAGCGAATCTTCCCGTACCCGAATAGAATGGGGGATGTGCTGTTTTGGTGGGAGTTCCATGGCTCATTTTCAAGCTCGAATCTATGTCACCCTACGCCCTTCGGTGCTTGATCCGGCGGGAGTGGCGGTCTGTTCTGGACTGCATCAACTGGGGTATGAGGCGGTGGAGTCGGTACGGATTGGTAAATATATTGAAGTGGCCCTCGATGCGGTGGATCAAGGGGAAGCGTCCCAGCAGTTAGATCAAATGTGCGATCGCCTTTTGGCCAACCCGGTGATTGAAAACTATCGGTTTGAACTCAACGAACTCGCGTCAACCTAGGCCGCCTCACTCGTTTAGATTCCGCTTTTGTAGGTTGAAACAAAAATCATGAAATTTGGCATTGTTGTGTTTCCGGGTTCTAACTGCGATCGCGATGTGGCCTATGTCACTCGTGATGTCATCGGCCAACCGACGCGGATGATTTGGCATCAAGACACGGATTTGAGTGATCTCGATGTGGTGATCGTGCCGGGGGGGTTTAGCTACGGGGATTACCTCCGCTGTGGAGCGATCGCTCGTTTTTCGCCGGTGATGAATAGCGTCATCAACCATGCCCAACAGGGTAAATGGGTACTGGGCATCTGTAACGGCTTCCAAATTTTGACCGAAGTGGGCTTGCTGCCCGGTGCGCTGACGCGGAATCGGGATTTGCATTTTATTTGCGATCGCGTCCCCCTCAAAATCACCCCCCATCGCACCCCCTGGACTAGTCAATATGACCCCGACCAAGTAATCACCCTCCCCATCGCCCACGGGGAAGGCCGCTACCACGCCGACCCCGACACCCTCAAAGCCCTCGAAGACCACAACCAAATCCTGTTCCGCTACTGTGATCACGAGGGCGCGATCGACGACACCACCAACCCCAACGGCTCCGCCGGCAACATCGCCGGCATCACCAACCCCCAAGGCAACATCCTCGGCATGATGCCCCACCCCGAACGCGCCGCCGATCCAATCCTCAACGCCACCGACGGCCTGGGTTTATTTAAAAGTCTTCTCGCGGCCTAGTCTAAAGCTTAATGGGACGGTGCGTTACGCGGCGATCGCCCTCGGTGACGTTGGCTTGGGGGTTAAAGATTTTTCTGTAAAAAGGTTTCGGCATCGGGGGCGGGCATGGGGCGGGCGAAATAATAGCCCTGGCCGAAGTCACAGCCCCAGCGTTTGAGATAGGCCACCTGCATCGGGGCATCGATCCCTTCCGCCACCACATCCATGCCTAGGATATGGGCGAGGTTGATGATCGCTTGGACAATTTCGGAGTCTTCACCGTCGGCTTTGATCCGCATCACAAAGGAGCGGTCAATTTTGAGGGTATTGACGGGAAATTGATCGAGATAACTCAAAGACGAGTACCCCGTGCCAAAGTCATCAATGCCGAGGAGGATTTGGCGCGATCGCAACTTCATCAGCACCTCTTTCGCTTCTGTGGCATTGTCCATCAGCATACTTTCGGTGATTTCGAGCTTGAGGTGCTTGCTCGCCAACCCTGTTTTTTCGAGGATATAGTCAATCATATCGACGAGGTCGAGTTCTCCCATCTGCCGCCCGGACAGGTTGACATTCATCACTAAATTTTTGGCGGCGGGGTAGTATTGCTGCCATTGGGCGAGTTGGCTGGTGGCGGCTTGGAGCATCCACCAACCCATGGGAATGATCAGTCCCGTTTCCTCGGCAATGGGGATGAAGTGGATGGGGGACACCAGGCCTTTGTCGGGATGCTGCCACCGGATCAAGGCTTCAAAACCGCTGATTTTACCAGAATGCAGGTTCATGATCGGTTGATAATACGCGACAAATTCCTGGCGTTCGACGGCGCGGCGCAGGTCGGTTTCCAGCTCCAAGCGGGCGAGGGCGCGTTGGTGCATGGCGGTGTGGAAGACGGCGTAGCGTCCCTTGCCGAGGGCTTTGGCGCGATACATGGCGGTGTCGGCATCCCGCAGCAGGTCTTCGGGGTAGTTGTAATGGATGCTGTCTTTGGGGGTGTCGGGCAGTTGGCTGAAGGCGATGCCGATGCTGGTTTCGGCGAATACGTCGTAGCCTTGGATGTGGAAGGAGGTGCGCAGGGCGGAATGGATGCGATCGGCGATGGTGAGGGCTTCTTGGCGATCGCTGATTTCTTCGAGCAAGATCGTGAATTCATCACCCCCAAGCCGGGCGAGGGTATCACTGGGGCGCAGATAATCTTCGAGCCGGCGGGCGATCGCAATCAACAGATCATCCCCCACCGTATGCCCTAAGCTATCGTTCACCACCTTAAAGGAATCAATATCCAAGAACAGCACCGCAAACAAATAGCCGCCCCGCCGTCGTGCCCGCCGAATCGTATGCCAGAGCCGATCCATAAAGAGGGCGCGGTTCGGGAGTTCCGTTAACGAATCATAAAACGCATTGCGCCGCAGTTGCGCCTCGGCCATGCGTCGCTCGGTGATGTCGCTACTGATGCCATCAATGCGCACCGGTTGCTCCTGCTCGTCGTACACCAGCCGACTCCGACACAGCAGCCACCGCAGTTCTCCATTGGGGCGCACAATCCGATATTCACATTCACCAACCCCCGTAGATCTGAGGAGATGGAGGTGCTGGGTGAAGCGGGTTTGATCTTCGCCGTGGATCAGGCTCAACCAAAGGCGCGGCGTGGAAAAGAGTTCGGGGAGCGATCGCCCAAACACCACCGCCGCCGCTGGGTTGAAATAAATCGGGGCAAAGGTGTGGGGTTCTGCCGACCACACCACATCTTCAATGGAGCCGAGAATCCCCTCAAGGCGTTTTTCACTGGCGAGCAGGGCTTCTTCGGCCCATTTGCGATCGCTAATATCCACCACCTGCCCCACCTCATGGCTCGGTTGCCCCTCATCGTCATAGACCATCACCACCCGCACCAGGGTATGCACCACCATATTCTGCTGCGAAATAAACCGTTTCTCGATCTGAAACTGATCGATTTCCCCTAAGAGCAATTGTTGGTTAATCGCCAAATCCGCCGCATGATCATCGGGGTGAGTCAGTTCACTGAGATGCAGTTGTTGTAACTGGTCAGCACTGTAGCCCAGCACCGCACAGAGCGCCGGATTGACCTGCTGGAAACGGCCATCCATACCACAGAGGAAAATCCCGATCGGTGCGAGTTCAAACAACAGCCGAAACTGTTCTTCACTTTGGCGCAGGGCGATTTCCGCCTGGTATTGTTCCGTAATATCGGTAATCGACAGCACCGCAGCGGTAATGTTGCCGTGGGCATCCCGCAGGGGCGCACCGTTAATCGAGAGATATTGGCGATCGCCCCGCTCCGTCACCACCGTATGGTGCAGATCAAACACCGGATGCCCCTCCGTCAAAATCGGCGTTACCGGCAGCGCATACCGTTCAATAATCAACCGATTCCCAGGACGGTCATGGGGATCGGCGCTGCGCCCATCTGGGGTGGACGTTTCAGGAATTTCTGGGGTGGAATCCAACCCCAGAATCGCCTCCGCCCGTTCATTGGCAAAGGTTAATTCTCCTGCCTTATTGAGCACAATAATCGCCGCAATACTGGTTTGGAGAATGCCATTCAGTAAATCCCGTTCATTGCGCAGGGTTTCCTCGAATTGTTTGCGCTCGGTAATATCAGTTTGAACTTCAATAAAGTGGGTGAGGGCATTATGTTGATCGTGAACCGGCGCGAGGTTTAATTCCATCCAAAACGGCGTACCATCTTTGCGATAGTAGCGGAGTGTGCCGTGGAAGCCATAGCCTTGGAACCGAGCCAGAGTGATCGCTTGGAGGGTTTGGGGGGTCGTGCCACTGCCGTAGAGGAGGCTAACACTTTGACCGACCACTTCATCGGCTTGATAGCCGGTGATTTGCTCAAAGCCACTGTTGGCGTAGAGAATCGGTTGACCGGGGGCGATCGCATCACTAATCACAATGCTGTTTTGGCTCGAATCAATCGCCCGCTTCATCAGGTTTAATTGTTCCGCCTGGCGATCGCGCTTAATCGCCGTCGTCAAAATATGGCTCACCGCCTGGAGAAACTGAGCATCATCCTCATCAAACTCCCGGAAGCGATCCGTATAAATCCCCAACACCCCATAGGGCGACCCTTCCCCATCAATCACCACCGACACACTACTAATCACCCGATGATTATGGAGCAGCGGCGCTCCCCGAAACCGTGACTCCACCCGTAGATCCTTCACAATCACCGGCTCGCCCCGTTCCAGGGTGTAACCCGATTGCGACGCGGTCGAAGCAGACACCGTGAGTTGACCAATGAGATTTTTTTTCCACCCCACCCCCGTTTGTAACAGCAAGGCATGGCCATTGGCCAAATATTCAAAAATCGCGCAATATTTAACACGCAACGTCCGCGACACCAGCCGCACGGTCTCCTGCATCAAGCTGGCCAAATTCGGGGTCGTGAGTCCCAGTTGACCCAGTTCGGCCAAGGTGGACTGTTGGCGGAGGCGGAGTTTGAGTTGGATTTCGCTACGGTATTGGGTCGTGATGTCTTCCGTGAGCACCATCACCCAATTGGGGGGAATAAAAAGGTAGCGGAGTTGGAGATGGATATCGAGGCTGGCAAAATGAAACGATCGCGTCGTCGGGGTTTTCGTCAGCAAGCATTCCGCCAAATCCTGATGAACAAACAGATAGTCCGAGAGGATCTCTGTGGCTCGCTTTCCCATATTGTTAAGCACCTCCCCGTCGGTGAACGCGATCGCCGCCTCATTACACCCGACAAACAGAAAATCATCCCCCGTATAGCGCCAAGTACAAACCGGAATTGGGAGCTTTTCATACTGCCGCCGAAACTGGATTTCCCGCTCTTGCACTTCTTGGAGCAATGCCGCATAGGCCGTCACTTCCGCCGTGAGTTCGGCGCGGAGATCCTGCGAGTCCTGTTGGACTGTTTGGAGGGATTGATCGCGGATCTGTTGATGGTGTTCGAGTTCTGTCCATTGTTGCCACCAATGCCGAGCGATCGCCCCCATCCCCACCCAGAAGACCGCACTGAAACTCACCACCCCCCGCACCGGCAGCGGCATTGGCTCCAGCCAGACCATCCCACAGCCCACCAACGTCACACCCACACCCAGCCACCACAGCCCCATCACCCCACGGCTCAGGAGAGCAGAGGAGTGCGACACTGGCAAATCCGCAGGAGCGAGAGTAGACGGTAAACGTGGTTGTGAGGATGATGTCTGTTTCATGGTGCGCATCCCAGGGGCAGTCAGCAAACGCAAAACAATACATTTGTTTTTTCTAATGGACACTGTGACTGTTGATATCGAGAGTCTTTCGCGGTGCTGCCTACCCTTGATTGTGAAGTAAGGCATTCTGCCCACAGTAAGGTGAAATCCTGCCTTTGATTGAAATGCTGCGTGCTGGGCTACGGCTGTTCCACCTGATGACAGTGCCAGTGGAGGCGTGCATTGACGGCGATCGCACCCTTCACCATAACTGTTTAATGATTCCCCATACGTCCTACCCTCTAGTTTCCTACACTCCCCACCTCCATGCCATTAAATTAAATTAACGAAGATTCTTTTGTACAGATAACCCATGGTTTTTCGACGGACTGTTCGCAACGCCCATCGTACCCTTGCCCCGATTATCCTAATTCCCTTCCTGATCACCGCCATCAGCGGTATTTGCTACCGCCTCGGCAAAAGTTGGTTTGGCCTCTCCCGTGACCAAGTCCATTTTCTGATGGTGATTCATGAAGGCGAATACCTCGGCAAATTTTTAGAGCCTATCTATGTGCTCCTCAACGGCATGGGTCTGTTATTCATGGTTGGCACTGGCATCGTCATGGTGTGGTCAAGCCTCAAACCCAAATCTCCCCAAACCCTCACCCCCCCGGCTGATCCCGAACCCCGTGAAGATTGACCCCTAGTGTAGTGACATGGCTAAAATAGTACATTAGGACAGAGTGGGTTGGGTGGCTAAAATTTAGACTATCAAGGTATCTGACAATCTGCCGTAACTCACTGATTAACGTGTGTCGTGATACTAGGAGAATTTTTACGCCAACAGATTAATACCAGTAGCACGATCCAGCGGCAACCGGAGCAGATGGGGGCGCAACCTGGGCCAAAACTGCGCCCCCATCTGTTTTAGTTTTCGATCCAGTTTTTCGCCCGACTGACGGCCTTTTGCCATTGGGCAAAATTGGCCTGGGCTTCGGCTTGACCTTCGCCCGGTTCAAACACTTGCTCCACTTGCCGTTTGCTGAGGAGTTCGTCGTAATCACCCCAAAACCCCACCGCCAAACCGGCCCCAAAGGCTGCCCCTTGAGCCGTTGCATCGAGGATAACCGGTCGCTCGACGGGGATACCGAGGACATCGGCTTGGAACTGCATCAGCCAGTCATTTTGGGATGCGCCGCCGTCTACTTTCAGTTGGGAAATGGGTTCGTTCGCGTCTTGGTTCATTGCATCGACCACTTCTTTCACTTGGTAGGCGATCGCCTCTAGCACCGCCCGCACCATGTGGGCCTGCTGGACTCCGCCCGTAATCCCTTGGAACGAGGCCCGCGCATTCATATCCCAATGGGGCGCACCCAACCCACTCAAAGCCGGCACAAAAAACACCCCGTCCGTATTGGGCACAGACCGCACGATCGCATCCGTTTCCTGCGCAGACTTAATCAGTTTCAACCCGTCCCGCAGCCATTGAATACAAGCCCCGGCGGTGAACATCGCCCCTTCGAGGGCGTAGTTTGTCTGTTCAGGTGTAGTCCAAGCCACCGTAGACAGGAGTTGATGGCGCGATCGCGCCAACTCCGTCCCCATCTGCGCCACCAAAAAACACCCCGTTCCATAGGTGCATTTCAACAACCCCGGCGTATTGCACCCATGGGCAAACAGCGCCGCCTGCTGATCCCCAAAAATCGCCGCGATGGGAACCGCTGCCCCCAACAACGCCGGATCACTGTGCCCAAACTCCCCCATACTCGGCTGAATCGTCGGCATCCAGTGGGGCGCAACATCAAACAGCGCCAGCAAATCCGCATCCCATTCCCCCCGCGCCAAATTCATCAACATCGTGCGGCTAGCGTTGCTGTGATCCGTGGCGTGGACTTTATGTCCGGTCAAATTCCACAAAATCCAAGTATCAATCGTCCCTGCGAGAATATTTTCCGGCTTCACATCGGGGCGATTGTCCTTGACCCAATGGTGCAGCCACGCCAGTTTCGTCGCGGAAAAATAGGCATCCACCACAAGGCCCGTGCGCTCTTCGATGAGACTCGCTTGCCCCGATGCTTTTAATTGTTGACAATGGGAGGTGGTGCGGCGGTCTTGCCAGACGATCGCCCGATGCAGGGGTTTTCCCGTCGTCTTATCCCACAGCAAACAGGTTTCCCGCTGCACCGTCAGCCCCATCGCGGCAATCTGGGAGGCAGACACATCCTGTTCCGCCAAAACCCGCTTCATCAAAATTTGGGTATCGCGCCAGATCTCTTCGGCATCATGTTCTAACCAGCCCGGTTGGGGATAATGTTGAGTAAATTCTTTATAGGTTTGGCCTGCGATCGCCCCCTCATGATTAAACAAAATCGCCCGATTCCCCGTCGTTCCTAAATCAATCGCGAGGACATAATCATGTGTCATAGTCTTAGTTCCAGTCACAGCTAACCCCCCAAGGGGCTGTGTGCCGAATGTATCAAATCCTCTCCCCCTCTGGGTCATTGCCGTGTGATTTTGTTGGAAAAATTTTCCAAAGCGAGAGTGATTCTGTTTACAATCAAGGCGATTTCCGATCGGACAGTATGGCCAAAAAACAAAAATTTCCTCATCTTTTAGGCTCCAAATGGACGGCCAAACAGAAAACCTTTGGCTGGCGACATTTCCAAGTCCAGAACCGCAAAACCGAAGGAAAATGGGTTTTTGCTGAACTGGTGTCCTCCTGCGATCCTACGGTGCGGTTTTGGATTAATGCCAAACAGTTGAAGGACGATCGCAGTTGGACAGCGGGCTGGACTCCCCTCAATCAACTCCAAGATCTCAACCAACCAGACCCGGATTGGATCGAATCGTGAGACAGTTTAACGTGAAGGTGTGGGGCGAAATGATGGCGGGAGTGGTGAGAGGGAAACGATGACGATCGCATCCCTGTTTTATCTATCGGCGGGGACAATGCCGTCGCCCGTGGCGAACGAGATCCAAGCGGTGAAGATGGCCCAGGCCTTCGCGCCCATGGTGAAGCGGTTTGAATTGATTGTCAGCGGCAATCTGCGATCGTGCCTCGGCCTAGAGCGAGAGTTCACCGCCCGGTTTAACCAGTGGTATGGGGTACGAGTGCCGTTTACTGTGACGCGGATTCCGTCGCTCACCTGGCGCACGCCGTTTCCGTTCCCCGAAGGTTCCTATTCACCGCGTAAATATCTCCGCTGGGCGATCGCCTATTGTCAGCGTCAACAGCCCACGGTGGTCTATACCCGAACGCCCTATCTCGTTACGCCCTTGCTTGCCGCCGGATTACCCGTTGTCCTCGAATTTCACGAACCGATCACGCCGCAGATCCTCGCCTCCCCTCTCCTCCAACACCCAAACCTAATCGCCATCGTCACCCTGGCCGACGAGTTGCGATCGCACTACATCCAGCAAGGTTGCGATCCGGCCAAGATTTGCATTGCCCCCAGTGCCGTAGATCTTGCCCCCTTCATCCCTGCACAACCCCAAGCCATCGCCCGCCAAGCTCTCAACCTCGCAACGAATCAACCCATCGCCCTCTACGCCGGCAACCTCTACGACTACAAAGGCATCCCGACGATTTTGCAGGCGGCAACCCAGTTGCCCCACTGTCAATTCGTTCTCGTTGGGGGTCAAACCAAAGATGTGGAGCGGGTGCGATCGCAAGCCCTCCGCCTCGGTCTGCACAACCTCCAAATCACCGGCTACAAAACCCAAGCGGAACTCCCCCCCTATCTGTTTGCGGCGGATCTGCTCCTCTTGCCCACCAGCCAACAGTGGAAGCTAGCCAGCACCACCTCCCCCCTGAAACTCTTTGAATACATGGCAGCGCAACGCCCCATTATTGCCTCAGATTTGCCCAATATTGCCACGGTGTTACGCGATCGCCACAATGGCCGCCTGATTCCCCCCGATGATCCCGATGCCATGGCCGACGCGATCCGGGCTTTGTTGGCTGATCCTGTCGCTGGGGACGCGATCGCCGCCCAAGCCTGGCAAGATGTGCAACACCACACCTGGACGCAACGCGCCGCAACAATTTTGCAATTTATCAGCGCACGCCTGTCGCAGTCGTGACGTTAAAGCGAGTTATATTCCCCGGTTTGTTGGATTAATTTGGCAATTAAGCCCGTCCACCCCGTTTGATGACTGGCCCCAATTCCAGCGCCATTATCACCATGGAAATATTCAAAAAAGAGGATCAAATTATGCCAGTGGGGATCGGTTTGGAATTTTTTCGTGCCGCCGTAGATGGCGCGGTGGCCGGTGGCATCGTTGCGGAAGAGTTTGATCAGACGCTGGGATAGTTCTTGAGAGACCTCCCACAGGTTGAGCCAACGCCCTGAACCGGTGGGACATTCGACCTTGAACGCATCGCCGAGGTAGTGGTGGAACTGTTGCAGGGACTCGATCAGGAGATAGTTAACAGGCATCCACACCGGGCCGCGCCAGTTGGAATTCCCCCCAAACAGGCCGCTGCTGGATTCGGCGGGTTCGTAATCGACGCGGTGTTCCTGGCCATCAACGCTGAAAAGGTAGGGGTGTGCGTGGTGATGGCGGGAGAGGGCACGGATACCGTAGTCGCTGAGGAATTCGGTTTCGTCGAGGAGTTTTTGGAGGATGCGGCGCAGTTTGTCGGTGGGTTCGAGGCGATCGCGCGTTACATAACACAACGCCAACATCCGCCGTGCCCCCTGGCCCTTGCTTTCCATGCAGGCGACGTTGCGCTTCAGGGTGGGGCGATGGTGGACGAACCATTCTAAGCGGGCTTTGAAGTTGGGCAGTTGATCCAGTAATTCGGGTTCGAGGGTGGTGACGGCAAAGAGGGGAATCAGGCCGACGAGCGATCGCACTTTCAACCGCATCGATTCACCGTTGGGCAGGTTCAACACATCATAGAAAAAGCCATCCTCGTCATCCCATAATGAGGTGCGATCGCCCCCCAAATGATTCAGCGCATCGGCGATGTAGATAAAATGCTCAAAAAACTTCGTCGCCATGTCCTCGTAGACGGGATTCTCCCGCGCCAATTCCAGAGAGATGGTGAGCATATTGAGGCAATACATCGCCATCCAGCTTGTACTGTCGGCCTGTTCAAGATAGCCCCCGGTGGGCAACGGCGCACTGCGATCAAACACGCCGATATTGTCCAAACCGAGAAAGCCTCCTTCAAAAATATTGTTGCCGCTGCGGTCTTTCCGATTCACCCACCAGGTGAAGTTCAGCAGTAATTTTTGAAAAATACGTTCGAGGAAGGCGCGATCGCCTGTCCCCTTCTGCTTGCGTTCCATTTGATAAACGCGCCAGGTGGCCCAGGCATGGACGGGGGGATTTACATCACTAAAATTCCACTCGTAGGCGGGGATTTGACCGTTGGGGTGCATATACCATTCACGGGTCATCAGATCCAGTTGCGCCTTGGCAAAGTCCGGGTCAACGAGGGCGAGGGGCAGACAGTGAAACGCCAAATCCCAGGCGGCAAACCAGGGATATTCCCAGGTGTCCGGCATCGAGATGATCTCGTTGCTGTCGAGGTGGGGCCATTTGTGGTTACGACCCTGGGCACGTTCGGGGGCGGGGGGAGTGCGATCGCCTTGGAGCCAGCGGCTGACATCGTAACGATAATATTGTTTACTCCAAAGCATCCCGGCGAAGGCTTGGCGTTGGATGTTGCGATCGTCGTTGCTGAGGGCCTTGGGCATCAGGTCGTAATAGAACTGATCCGCCTCGCGCTTGCGATCGCCCAAAATCCGATCAAACTCACTCCCCAAGGGATCACCCGCCTCAGTCCAATCGGGCCGGAGCCGCAATTTCACCACCTGCTGTTGGCCCGCGCCAAGCTCAAGGCAATACTGGGCGGCGGCTTTTGTGCCAATCTGGTCAGGATTCACCGCATCCGCTTGGCCCTGAATCACCGCATCGTGAATCCCATCTTTACAATAGGGCCCGGTGTTGGGGGTCTCAAACAGCCGCTCAAAATTCGTCTCATTTTCGGTAAATAACAGCGGCGGCTGATCCTGGCAGTAAAGCCAATAGTTGCCGAGGTCGGGGTGTTGGGCTGCGATCGCGCTGGGCTGCTCAGTAGTCCCGCCCATGGCTTTTAACTGGGGTTTGTGTTGCTCCTCTGACCAAGACCAAGTATTACGAAACCACAGGGTTGGCAAAAGGTGCAGCGTCGCGGGTTCTGGGCCGCGATTGCTGACCGTGATTTGAATCAAAATATCGTCTACATAGGCTTTGGCGTATTCCACCTGCACATCGAAATAGCGGTTTTGGTCAAAAATGCCCGTGTCGATTAATTCATATTCGAGACCATCTCGACCGCGATCGCGATTTTCCTGCACCAGATCGCTGTAGGGAAATTCAAGCTGCGGATATTTGTAGAGAAATTTTAAATAGGAATGAGTGGGGGTGCTGTCGAGGTAAAAGTAATATTCTTTAACGTCTTCGCCGTGGTTGCCCTCGGTTCCCGTCAGGCCAAAGAGGCGTTCTTTGAGGATTGGGTCGCGCCCATTCCACAGGGCTACGGCAAAACAAAGCCGCTGTTGATCGTCACAGATGCCACCGAGGCCGTCCTCGCCCCAACGGTAGGCCCGCGATCGCGCCTGCTCATGGCTGAAATAGTCCCAGGCCGCCCCATCATGGCTATAATCCTCGCGCACCGTGCCCCATTGCCGCTCACTCAGATACGGTCCCCAGGCTTTCCAGGGAATGGTAGCGGATTGAGTGGCCCGAAGCCGTGCAAGTTCAGGATTCATGGTTTTTTGTACAGTGAAAGAACAGGAAATAGAGCCGTGGCGGCGTTATGTGCCTGTTTTTACCATAGCCTTTGAGGGATGGGCGATCGCAACAATCCTCGTGTCATGGCTCTGCCATGACACGAGAGGATGAGAGGATGAGGGCTTACACCGAGGCGAGATCCGGTGTTGCCGTTGCCGAGGCTTCCGGGCTATCGGCTTCCGAGGGGGGAACCACTTGCCAGAATTGCGGTAGGTAGGTGGCCCAATCGGCGAGGATTTGCTTCGCTTTCGGGCTATTCGTCCGTTCCGCGTGGGCGGTGATCATCGCCTTGAGTTGGGCTTCGCCGGCGGCGGTGCTGACCCGTTGGATTGTGACAATTTCCGGATTCACTTTGGCGGCAAACGTGCCCGCTTCATCGAGGAAATAGCCCAAGCCGCCGGTCATCCCCGCGCCCACATTCCGACCCACAGACCCCAAGACGA
Coding sequences within:
- a CDS encoding Uma2 family endonuclease, encoding MRLSVTPTQFVALAASNRELQLERSATGELIVNPPTGWRTGQQHWRIAGELYLWWRNCGEPGQAFDSSSGFILPNGAIRSPDASWICQERWDALTEAPLQTFPQICPDFVVEFRSASDPLKELQAKMHEYLDNGAALGWLIDPQTRTVALYRAGADVDVLVNPLTLSGEPVLPGFHLDLNRVWA
- a CDS encoding Fur family transcriptional regulator, giving the protein MKTRTRSQEKILRLLKTLHHAISAQDLYLELRQTQQNMGLATVYRALEGLKLDGLVKVRTLTNGESLYSPVQQDQHHLTCLNCGRSIPIAECPVHELEHQLQASHQFKVYYHTLEFFGLCADCQGQEEEEAIAPL
- the purS gene encoding phosphoribosylformylglycinamidine synthase subunit PurS, which produces MAHFQARIYVTLRPSVLDPAGVAVCSGLHQLGYEAVESVRIGKYIEVALDAVDQGEASQQLDQMCDRLLANPVIENYRFELNELAST
- the purQ gene encoding phosphoribosylformylglycinamidine synthase subunit PurQ produces the protein MKFGIVVFPGSNCDRDVAYVTRDVIGQPTRMIWHQDTDLSDLDVVIVPGGFSYGDYLRCGAIARFSPVMNSVINHAQQGKWVLGICNGFQILTEVGLLPGALTRNRDLHFICDRVPLKITPHRTPWTSQYDPDQVITLPIAHGEGRYHADPDTLKALEDHNQILFRYCDHEGAIDDTTNPNGSAGNIAGITNPQGNILGMMPHPERAADPILNATDGLGLFKSLLAA
- a CDS encoding EAL domain-containing protein, encoding MKQTSSSQPRLPSTLAPADLPVSHSSALLSRGVMGLWWLGVGVTLVGCGMVWLEPMPLPVRGVVSFSAVFWVGMGAIARHWWQQWTELEHHQQIRDQSLQTVQQDSQDLRAELTAEVTAYAALLQEVQEREIQFRRQYEKLPIPVCTWRYTGDDFLFVGCNEAAIAFTDGEVLNNMGKRATEILSDYLFVHQDLAECLLTKTPTTRSFHFASLDIHLQLRYLFIPPNWVMVLTEDITTQYRSEIQLKLRLRQQSTLAELGQLGLTTPNLASLMQETVRLVSRTLRVKYCAIFEYLANGHALLLQTGVGWKKNLIGQLTVSASTASQSGYTLERGEPVIVKDLRVESRFRGAPLLHNHRVISSVSVVIDGEGSPYGVLGIYTDRFREFDEDDAQFLQAVSHILTTAIKRDRQAEQLNLMKRAIDSSQNSIVISDAIAPGQPILYANSGFEQITGYQADEVVGQSVSLLYGSGTTPQTLQAITLARFQGYGFHGTLRYYRKDGTPFWMELNLAPVHDQHNALTHFIEVQTDITERKQFEETLRNERDLLNGILQTSIAAIIVLNKAGELTFANERAEAILGLDSTPEIPETSTPDGRSADPHDRPGNRLIIERYALPVTPILTEGHPVFDLHHTVVTERGDRQYLSINGAPLRDAHGNITAAVLSITDITEQYQAEIALRQSEEQFRLLFELAPIGIFLCGMDGRFQQVNPALCAVLGYSADQLQQLHLSELTHPDDHAADLAINQQLLLGEIDQFQIEKRFISQQNMVVHTLVRVVMVYDDEGQPSHEVGQVVDISDRKWAEEALLASEKRLEGILGSIEDVVWSAEPHTFAPIYFNPAAAVVFGRSLPELFSTPRLWLSLIHGEDQTRFTQHLHLLRSTGVGECEYRIVRPNGELRWLLCRSRLVYDEQEQPVRIDGISSDITERRMAEAQLRRNAFYDSLTELPNRALFMDRLWHTIRRARRRGGYLFAVLFLDIDSFKVVNDSLGHTVGDDLLIAIARRLEDYLRPSDTLARLGGDEFTILLEEISDRQEALTIADRIHSALRTSFHIQGYDVFAETSIGIAFSQLPDTPKDSIHYNYPEDLLRDADTAMYRAKALGKGRYAVFHTAMHQRALARLELETDLRRAVERQEFVAYYQPIMNLHSGKISGFEALIRWQHPDKGLVSPIHFIPIAEETGLIIPMGWWMLQAATSQLAQWQQYYPAAKNLVMNVNLSGRQMGELDLVDMIDYILEKTGLASKHLKLEITESMLMDNATEAKEVLMKLRSRQILLGIDDFGTGYSSLSYLDQFPVNTLKIDRSFVMRIKADGEDSEIVQAIINLAHILGMDVVAEGIDAPMQVAYLKRWGCDFGQGYYFARPMPAPDAETFLQKNL
- a CDS encoding peptidase translates to MVFRRTVRNAHRTLAPIILIPFLITAISGICYRLGKSWFGLSRDQVHFLMVIHEGEYLGKFLEPIYVLLNGMGLLFMVGTGIVMVWSSLKPKSPQTLTPPADPEPRED